A window from Kovacikia minuta CCNUW1 encodes these proteins:
- a CDS encoding winged helix-turn-helix transcriptional regulator, translating to MNGKQTRKTTSAAAMVEYIVGCKWSMQILTLINQGVDRPGAITRSVDGLTTKVQNDCLSKMVSFGILEKFSYPEVPPRVEYKLTIFGRRFIAILDAIAELQREIDVGCGSITTPMHPTVSRLSVEIEK from the coding sequence ATGAATGGGAAGCAAACCAGAAAAACCACTTCAGCCGCCGCAATGGTAGAGTACATCGTTGGTTGTAAGTGGTCGATGCAAATTTTGACCCTGATAAATCAGGGAGTCGATCGTCCTGGAGCGATTACACGCTCCGTTGATGGACTCACAACAAAAGTTCAAAATGATTGCCTAAGCAAAATGGTTAGCTTTGGCATTCTGGAGAAATTCTCTTACCCAGAGGTTCCACCACGAGTTGAATACAAACTTACTATTTTTGGGCGACGCTTCATTGCGATTTTGGATGCAATTGCAGAGTTGCAGCGTGAGATAGATGTTGGTTGCGGCAGCATAACAACGCCCATGCACCCGACCGTATCAAGGTTATCTGTAGAGATCGAGAAGTGA
- a CDS encoding SDR family NAD(P)-dependent oxidoreductase yields the protein MYQEFKHRQALVIGGSSGIGQTVAEILLNYETSVTVVARNSEKLQAALSYLEQFGNVQGWQADISDRQETSRLVERIANELPSVHYLVNSAGVFLPKTFLDHSEADYDRYLNINHGTFFATQQAVRNMVQRGQGGAIVNIGSMWAHQAVLATPSSAYSMAKAGLHSLTQHLAMELAHYQIRVNAVAPAVVETPIYGAFIKPEEIHTTLQGFNSFHPIRRVGKPIDVAGTVAFLLSDQASWVTGATWNVDGGVMAGRNT from the coding sequence ATGTACCAGGAATTTAAGCATCGGCAAGCATTAGTTATTGGTGGAAGCAGTGGCATTGGACAGACTGTTGCAGAAATTCTATTAAACTATGAAACATCTGTAACTGTCGTTGCACGCAACTCTGAAAAGCTTCAGGCAGCCTTATCCTACCTAGAGCAGTTTGGTAACGTTCAGGGATGGCAAGCAGACATCAGCGATCGTCAAGAGACATCTCGCCTTGTAGAGCGTATTGCGAATGAGCTACCGAGTGTGCATTATCTAGTGAATTCTGCTGGCGTTTTTCTACCAAAGACTTTTCTTGACCATTCTGAAGCAGACTACGATCGCTACCTCAACATCAATCATGGAACCTTTTTTGCTACCCAACAAGCAGTCCGTAATATGGTTCAGCGTGGGCAGGGTGGTGCAATTGTCAACATCGGCTCAATGTGGGCACATCAAGCTGTTCTGGCTACACCCTCTTCTGCTTACTCAATGGCAAAAGCAGGTTTACATTCTCTCACACAGCATTTGGCAATGGAACTGGCACATTATCAAATTCGTGTTAATGCTGTCGCCCCCGCAGTGGTGGAAACGCCTATCTATGGAGCTTTTATCAAACCAGAGGAAATTCACACAACGCTACAAGGCTTTAATAGCTTTCATCCAATTAGGCGGGTTGGAAAACCGATTGATGTTGCAGGGACTGTGGCTTTTTTACTCTCTGATCAAGCTTCTTGGGTAACTGGAGCTACATGGAACGTAGATGGTGGAGTCATGGCTGGACGTAACACCTGA